In the genome of Metabacillus litoralis, the window TGCAGACTTAATGATGGTAGCATCTTCTGATGTAGAAGATTCTATAACGAGACTTTCGCAAATGGCACGTGCAGCTGGAATCCATTTAATTATAGCGACACAGCGTCCATCAGTTGATGTTATTACAGGTGTTATTAAGGCAAATATCCCTTCTCGTATTGCCTTTAGTGTCTCCTCCATGACAGATTCAAGAACCATATTAGATATGGGAGGAGCTGAAAAGCTACTTGGAAGAGGGGACATGCTCTTCCTACCTGTTGGAGCCTCTAAACCAGTTCGGGTACAAGGTGCATTTTTATCCGATGAAGAGGTAGAACAAACAGTTAACTTTGTTATTGCCCAACAAAAAGCTCAATATCAAGAAGAAATGATTCCAACTGAGGTTGTGGAAACAACTAGTGAAGTTGATGATGAATTGTTTGATGAAGCTGTCCAACTTGTTGTTGATATGCAAACAGCCTCTGTATCTATGCTTCAAAGGCGATTTCGTGTTGGATATACAAGGGCTGCAAGATTAATAGATGCGATGGAAGAACGAGGAATAGTCGGACCATATGAAGGAAGCAAACCACGAGAAGTCCTTATTTCAAAAGAAAAACATGAAGACATTACTTCTTAATATCATGACTAAACAGAGACACCCTTTAACTAAGTTGTTTTCTGTTTAGTTTTTTTATTTTGGTTTGGCTATTTACCTATTAAAATCATCGACAAAATGTGACAAAAAGAGTAAGATATAAATGCATTGTATGAAGAGTCATATTATGGGTATAAGTTCACCCTTAGAAACAAACGATAGGAAAGAATTCCTTTCCTTATTCGACAATTTTTACTAGTTTCTATTTATTTATAGCATAAAACATGATATAGTAATTTCGGTTAGACTAAGGTGTATAACATCTGATGTCTGATCTCTTGTATATAGTGGGGATAACTGGGGGCGCGTTTCAATGACCATAAAATCTGATAATCGGCATTTGTATTTACAAGTGATTGATAAGATCAAAGAAGATATTGAAAATGGTACATATCGAGAAAGAGAAAAATTACCTTCTGAATTTGAATTATCGAAAAGCCTTGGTGTAAGTAGAGCGACTTTAAGAGAGGCATTACGAACACTTGAAGAAGAAAACGTTATCATTAGAAGACATGGTGTAGGTACTTTTGTGAATTCTAAACCTAGATTTACCTCAGGTATTGAGCAATTAAATAGTGTCACAGCTACGATTGAACAAGCTGGTTTAAAGCCTGGTACTATTTTTTTGTCATCTTCAATTACTGGAGCAACAGAAGATGATGTTAAAAGGTTTAAATGTGAAAAAACAGAAGAAATATTTTTGCTTGAACGAGTAAGAACCGCAAACGGAGAGCCTGTTGTATATTGTTTAGATAAAATCCCAACTAAAGTACTGCCTGACACATTTGATCATGAACAAGAATCTTTACTTAAATTACTTGAAGATAAAGCAAATATTTACATAAGCTACGCAGTTACACATATTGAACCAATTGGTTATCATGAAAAGATTTCTCCAATATTAGAATGTGATCCCGAAACATCATTATTGCTTTTAAAACAAATGCATTTTAATGATCAAGATCAACCAGTACTATACTCATTAAACTATTTTAGAGCGGACCATTTTAGTTTTCATGTAGTAAGGAAACGTTTATAGGTAAAGAATAGGTAGTGATACATACTTTTTCAATAATAAAGTATGTAAGGAAATCTCCGCTATATCGTGCTTAACTCCTAAAGGTTGTTTAAAATGTATGAGAGTACATAGCTCTTTACTTTAAGGAGGTGGTTGGCCAAGGTAGGCTATACGTTTGGGTTTTATGTTATTTTAAAATACTTTTTAGGGGGCTTTAATGATGAAGAAAAGAAATGGATTAGCATTATCACTTTTTCTTGCTGCAGGAACATTGTTAGCAGGATGTGGTGGTGCTGACAAAAATGAAGGCGCTGGCGGTGAAGGCGGCGGAGAAGCAAAAGAAGATAATTTTTCTGTTGCGATGGTAACTGATATTGGTGGTGTGGATGATAAATCATTTAACCAATCTGCTTGGGAGGGTCTTCAAGCATATGGTGAAGAAAATGGTTTAGAAAAAGGAACTGACGGCTTTGATTACCTTCAATCAAAAAGTGATGCAGATTATGCAACAAACTTAAATACGTTAGCTCGTAAAAACTTTGATTTAATTTATGGTATTGGTTATTTATTACAACCTGCTGTAGATGAAATTGCACAACAACAAAAAGATACACACTTTGCAATTGTTGATAGTGTTGTAGAACAACCAAATGTTGCAAGCATTACATTCAAAGAACATCAAGGATCATTCCTAGTAGGTGTTGTTGCTGGATTAACAACGAAAACAAACAAAATTGGTTTCGTTGGCGGTGTTGAGGGTGACCTTATCAAGAAGTTTGAGGTTGGATTTATTGAAGGTGTTAAAGCTGTAAATCCTGATGCAACTGTTGAAGTTCAATACGCAGGTTCTTTTGGGGATGCTGCAAAAGGTAAGCAAATTGCTTCAAGTATGTATGGGTTAGGTGCTGATATTATTTACCATGCTGCTGGTGGTACTGGTAATGGTGTATTTTCTGAAGCGATTGACTTAAAAGTAGAAGATCCAGACCGTGAACTATGGGTTATTGGGGTAGATAAAGATCAACATGAAGAAGGTAACGGTACAACAAAAGATGGTGAAGAATTCAATATTACTCTTACATCTATGGTTAAACGTGTAGACGTTGCTGTTAAGGACCTTGCTGAAAAAGCAAAAGCTGGTGAGTTCCCTGGTGGTCAAGTAATTGAGTATGGTATTGAAGAGGAAGCAATTGGTATTGCTCCGAGTGACGAGCATTTATCTGAAGAGGTAAAGGCAAAAGTAGAAGAGTATGAACAAAAAATTGTTAATGGTGAAATTGAAGTACCAACAAAATAATGAATAGGGGTAGGGCTGACTTAGATAATCCTTTAGATTCCTCCAACAATAATTATTATTTGGGGTTTCTATACAGATATAAGTCAGCCCTTATTCCTGAAAATCATTAAATGCAAATATTCTAACAATTCATTCAATTCCCTTTTTGTAAGAACATCGATGACTTTCCTATACATAAAAATAATGATAAAGGGTTAAAGTTAATGAATTATATTATGTCATCAAGATAATGAAAGGTTTAGTAGATTTGCATTTGGTGATTTTCATACCAGCTAGTTTTTAGCAAAATGAAACGTGAGAACCATAAGTTGTTCAGGAAAAAGGAGTGAGCAAGTTGGAATATGTAATTGAAATGCTAAATATTCGTAAGGAATTTCCTGGCATAGTAGCAAATAATAATATTACGTTACAAGTGAAAAAAGGCGAAATTCATGCCTTATTAGGCGAAAATGGTGCAGGAAAATCAACTTTAATGAATGTTCTTTTTGGCTTATATCAACCTGAAAAAGGGGAGATAAAAGTAAAAGGGAAAAAAGTAGATATTACCAATCCTAATATAGCGAATGATTTAGGGATCGGCATGGTCCACCAGCATTTTATGTTGGTCAACACTTTTTCTATTACAGAAAACATTATATTAGGAAATGAACCTAAAAAAGGAACGACAATCAATATAAAAGATGCCGAGAAGCAGGTTAAAGAGATATCTGAAAAATATGGTTTAGCAGTAGATCCGTCGGCAAAAATATCTGATATATCCGTAGGGATGCAGCAACGTGTAGAAATTCTAAAAACTCTATATCGTGGCGCTGAAATCTTAATTTTTGATGAGCCGACAGCAGTACTTACTCCACAAGAAATTAAAGAATTAATTCAAATCTTAAAGACGTTGATAAAAGAAGGAAAATCAATCATCTTAATTACACATAAGTTAAAAGAGATTATGGAAGTCTGTGATCGGGTTACGGTTATACGTAAAGGTGAAGGAATTGGCACAGTTAATGTTGCTGATACAAATCCAAATGAGTTAGCTTCCCTAATGGTAGGGCGTGAGGTGTCCTTTAAGACTGAAAAAACTCCTGCTAAACCGAAGGAAGATGTATTAACTATTAATGATCTTATCGTAAAGGATAATAGACAAGTTGCAATGGTTAATTCATTATACTTATCTGTACGAGCTGGTGAAATTGTCGGTGTTGCAGGTGTAGACGGTAATGGTCAAACTGAATTAATTGAAGCTATAACAGGATTAAGAAAAGTCAGCTCTGGTTCTATTAAAATTAACAACAAAGATATTACAAATTATCATCCTAGAAAAATAACTGAATCAGGGGTTGGACATATCCCACAAGACAGACATAAACATGGACTCGTGCTAGACTTTCCAATTGGTGAGAACATGGTTTTACAATCATATTATAAGCAACCATTTTCAAAAAGTGGTGTACTGAACTTTAAGTCCATTTATGATAAAGCAAAGGAACTTATTAAGGAATTTGATGTTAGAACACCAAGTTCTTCAACTCTTGCTAGAGCTCTTTCGGGCGGAAATCAACAAAAAGCGATAATAGGGAGAGAGGTTGATCGTAATCCCGATTTATTGATTGCAGCTCAACCTACGCGAGGTCTTGATGTTGGTGCGATTGAGTTCATTCATAGCCGACTAATTGAGCAGCGTGATAAAGGGAAAGCAGTACTACTAATTTCTTTTGAACTGGATGAAATTATAAATGTTAGTGATCGAATTGCTGTTATTTATGAAGGGCAAATCGTTGATATCGTGGATCCTAAAGAAACAACTGAGCAAGAACTCGGACTCCTTATGGCGGGAAGTAAGCGTCAGAAAGAAGGTAACCAGTCATGAATTTAAATCGTTATATGAACTTATTAATTCCTGTAATTGCGGTCATCTTAGGATTAATCTCAGGTGCAATTATCATGCTTGTTAGTGGATACAATCCAATTGCTGGCTATAGTGCATTATGGTATGGGATTTTTGGTGACACTTATTATATGGGTGAAACAGTTAGACAATTAACACCGTATATTCTTACTGGTTTAGCTGTTGCCTTTGCTTATAGAACAGGACTATTTAACATTGGTGTTGAAGGTCAAGTAATTGTTGGCTGGTTAGCAGCAGTTTGGGTTGGTGTTGCGTTTGAGTTACCGGCAATTATACATCTCCCATTAGCTATTATCGCTGCTGGATTAGCGGGGGCATTATGGGCCTTTGTTCCTGGGTTTTTAAAGGCTAAATTTAAAGTCCATGAAGTAATCGTTTCAATTATGATGAACTATGTTGCACTTCACGTGACGAATTATCTCATAAGAGAGGTTATTACTGATAACAGTGATTCCACTGATAAAATATTCCCGTCTGCATCACTACGTTCTGAGTTTTTTGAAAGTATAACAGATTACTCACGTATGCATTATGGAATTTTTATTGCTTTAATCGGTGCTTTTATTATGTGGTTTTTACTTGAGAAAACAACCAAAGGTTTTGAACTACGAGCTGTAGGATTCAATCATGATGCAGCACATTATTCTGGTATGAATGTTAGTCGTAACATCGTTCTATCTATGGTCATATCAGGTGTTTTCGCGGGCGTTGCCGGTGCTATGGAAGGTCTTGGAACGTTTGAATATGTGTCAGTTAAAAATGGATTTACCGGAATAGGATTTGATGGTATTGCTGTTGCACTTATTGGTGGGAACGCAGCGATTGGTATTATACTATCAGGAGCTTTGTTTGGAGGGTTAAAGGTTGGGGCGTTAAATATGCCTTCTGAAGCTGGTGTTCCAAATGAGCTTGTTGAAATCATTATTGCGCTTATTATCTTCTTCGTTGCTTCTAGCTATTTTATCCGTTGGATATTATTTCGTTTTAAAAAGGAGGGGAAATAAGTGAGCATACTACAAGCTTTAGAAATCATTATCCCAACAGCTTTATTCGTTGCGGCTCCACTTATTTTCACTGCACTTGGAGGAGTTTTTAGTGAACGTTCAGGTGTTGTTAATATCGGTCTAGAAGGTTTAATGGTTATTGGTGCTTTTGTAGGAATTGTATTTAACTTACAGTTCGCTGAAGTATTTGGAAATGCTACTCCGTGGCTATCCATCGTTGCCGCTATGGTTGCTGCATCTATCTTTTCATTACTACATGCTGTAGCTTCTATTACATTTAAAGCAGATCAAGTTGTAAGTGGTGTTGCAATTAACTTCTTGGCGGTTGGTTTAACATTATTCCTTGTTAAAAATATTTATGAAAAAGGGCAAACTGATCGAATCAATATTAGTTTTAACAAAATGGATGTTCCGTTACTAAGTGATATCCCGATTATTGGAAAAATATTTTTCTCAGGTGGATATGTAACTTCTTATTTAGCCATTTTCACTGCAATTATTGTTTGGTATGTAATCTTTAAAACACCATTTGGACTTCGTTTACGTTCGGTAGGAGAACATCCAATGGCTGCAGATACTATGGGTATTAATGTAACTAGAATGAGGTATATAGGTGTTCTATTAAGTGGTGCATTTGCCGGTGTAGGTGGTGCTGTTTATGCTACCATTATTTCTAGAGACTTTAGTCATGCGACGATAAGTGGTCAAGGATTTATGGCACTTGCAGCAGTAATATTTGGAAAATGGCATCCACTTGGAGCAATGGGAGCAGCTTTATTCTTTGGGCTGGCTCAAGGCTTGAGTATTATAGGTGGAACAATCCCATTTTTACAAGATATACCAGCTGTTTATTTACTTATCCTTCCTTATGTTTTAACAATTCTGGCATTAACAGGATTCATCGGTCGTGCTGATTCACCTAAAGCATTAGGAACACCATATGAAAAGGGAAAACGATAATAAAAAAGCTTCTCCAAACTGGAGAAGCTTTTTGTCTTTGAGTTGGCTTTTTTATTAGAAAAGACACCCGGGATAGACTGTTTTTATGCTTTACTGGACCCTCTCATGTCCAGTTGGCTATCTTTTAAGATAGCATCGCCTGCATGGACAATTTTTTAAGTCCTCGAAGGGTTGTCCAGCATTAGCACTAGCCTTTACGTGTGTAGAGCTAATGAGATGTGATCCGCTGATCAACTTCTTTTTAATCGCTGTTTCCAAAATTTCGATGAAGATCTCCTCGAACAATTCCCTTTCTGCAAAATGGCGTTCGTAATTCTTCCTGAAGGTGGAGAAGTGAGGAACAGAATCACGGAATTCCTATCCAAGAACCAACGAATGCCATATTGGTCTGGGTTTCCTTGATTGTCTGACGCATAGAGCGAATACCAAAGATATATTGGATGAATGGGAGCTTGATTAACAGAACTGCATCAATGCTTGGGCGACTCACTTCCGAATAGAAATCCTTAACTCGATCATAGATGAAAGAGAAGTCTATGTCAGCTTCAGCTTACGGACCAAATGATCTTAAGGAACAAGCTGATCTACGGTAACCATCTCTAATTGATCTCGTGCGATTGTACTCTTCTGTGATAACATCTTAATCACCTCATATTATGTTTTATTACTGCTGCACATAAAGTTTAAAGTTTCTGTTGATTGTAGTGGAAGGCGCGCAGACTCCTGCGGGAGCAGCTGGACAGGTGAGACCCCGCAGGAGCTAGCGACGAGGAGGCTCACCGCCAGCCCCGCGGAAAGCGAAGCGCCTGAAACGGAAATCAACAGCCCCCTTTCACCTCAAGCCAAAATAAAAACACTGTGAACACCATGCTGAACTAACTGTTACTTAATTCCAGTATATGTTAGACCAATCTTACGCAAAATGAACTTGTTAACAAAATAATCTTTAGACAGGTGAAGAAAATATGGGAGCACCAAAGAAGCTTGATTTACTTGCATTATCATCTGTTCCTCTTGTTATGACATTAGGAAATTCAATGCTGATTCCTGTTTTACCTCTCATCTCAAAAAAATTAAATATTAGTGCCTTTCAAGTATCTTTGATTATTACCGTATATTCAATTGTAGCGATTATTTTAATTCCAATAGCGGGATACTTATCAGACCGGTTTGGGCGAAAAATTGTGATGGTTCCATGTTTAATTATTGCTGGGGTAGGTGGAGCGGTTTCTGGATGGGCTTCTTGGAAATTTGAAGATCCTTACATATGGATCTTAATAGGACGTGTGCTTCAAGGAATTGGTTCTGCAGGGGCGGCACCAGTTGTTATGCCACTAGTAGGCGATATGTTTAAAAGTGATGAAGAAATAAGTGCTGGCCTTGGGTTAACTGAAACAGCAAACACTGCTGGTAAGGTGTTGAGTCCTATAATTGGTGCAGCTCTTGCAGCCTTTTTATGGTTCCTACCGTTTTGGTTTATTCCTTTTTTTAGTTTAGTTAGTGTTTTGCTAGTAGCCTTCCTTGTAAAAGTACCAAAAACAAAAGATAAAGAAGTACAAACAGTCAAGGAGTTTGCCCACTGTGTAAAAGGTATTTTTGCTGAAAATGGTAAATGGCTTTTTGCCATTTTTGCTGTTGGATGTATTATCATGTTCGTTCTATTTGGAATTTTGTTTTTCTTGTCGGACATGTTAGAAAAACAATATAACATTAATGGAGTTAAAAAAGGGTTAGTTTTAGCTATTCCATTGCTGGCTTTATCGATTAGTTCTTTCATATCTGGAAAGAAAATAGGTCAAAGTAAAAATCTAATGAAAACCGTTATTATCGTTGGCATGGGATTAGTTACAATTTCATTTATTGCATTAAGAGTACAACACACCTTGATGTTTTTAATTTCTTTCTTAGTTTTAACTGGGATAGGTATTGGGATTACCCTACCAAGTTTAGATGCTTTAATTACAGAGGGTATTGAAAAAGAAGAAAGAGGGACAATTACCTCAATATATAGTGCAATGAGATTTATTGGTGTTGCGGCAGGGCCTCCAGTTTATTCTTATTTAATGTCTGTTAGTGAACATCTTGTCTATTACATCTCTGCTGGTTCAAGTGTTATAGCAGTTATGGTTGTGTTACTCTTTATCCAGGTTAAGGATCTAGAAAAGGATCCAAAGCAAATGCCAAAATTGGCTTAAAGAGACCGAAATCTTCGGTCTCTTTTTGTATAGAATTTTATGATAAGAGTTAGGATAAGATAGTAATTAAAAGTGTATTATTTCCTTTATTATCCTTGTATTGATATAATTACAAACAAATTGAAAATAGTAAAAAGGAGGGTCTTCATGTCTTATTTTCATGAACAGCAAACAGATGTAAATGGTCTATCTTTGCATACAGTCTCAACATCAAAGTTCAAAACAAATACGATTGTCCTTAAGTTATTAGCCCCTTTAAGTGAACAGGATGTTACATATAGAGCACTATTACCATATGTACTTCAAAGAGGGACAAAAAACTTCCCATCTAGCACTGTTTTAAGACAGCATTTGGATGAACTTTATGGTGCAACACTACATGTTGATTTATCAAAAAAAGGTGAAAATCACATCATTTCTTTTCGAATGGAAATAGCAAACGAAAAATTTCTAACAGATGCTACTCCATTATTAGAACAAGGGATTAAATTTTTATCAGAAATTTTATTGCAACCAGTCACAGAAAATGAAGCATTTCAGGATGAAATAGTTTCCCAAGAAAAACGTACCCTCAAGCAACGTATTCAATCTGTGAATGATGACAAAATGAGGTATTCTAATTTAAGACTTGTACAAGAAATGTGTAAAAATGAGCCATATGCTTTACATGTAAATGGTGAAACAAAAGATGTTGATAAAATTGATGCAAAATCTTTGTATGAATATTATCAAAAATGCATTCAGACAGATCATATAGATTTGTATGTTGTTGGTGATCTTGATCAAGGCGAAGTCGAAGGGTATGTGAATAAATATTTTACTTTTGACAACAGCCGCCAACCTGTAGTCCAAACCCCTTACACTACGAAAGAGATAAAAGAAAAAGAAGTAATTGAAGAACAGGATGTAAAGCAAGGAAAGTTAAACATCGGTTATCGAACAAATAGTACGTATAAAGATGAGGATTACTATGCCCTGCAGGTCTTTAATGGTATTTTCGGTGGTTTTTCACATTCAAAATTGTTTATCAATGTTCGCGAAAAAGCGAGTTTAGCTTATTATGCAGCCTCAAGGGTAGAAAGTCATAAAGGTTTATTAATGGTTATGTCAGGTATTGAGGTTCAAAACTATGATCAGGCAGTTTCGATTATAAAAGAACAGATGGCTGCAATGAAAAACGGAGATTTCACTAAACAAGAGTTTGAGCAAACCAAGGCTGTCATTCGAAATCAATTACTAGAAACTGTTGATACTGCTTATGGCTTAGTTGAAATTGTTTATCATAACGTTATCGCAAATATAAATCGATCATTTGAGGACTATTTAAATGGCATTGAAAAGGTAACAAAAGAAGAGGTAACTAAAGTTGCTCAGAAGATTGAGCTAGATACAATTTATTTCTTAAAAGGAATGGGGGGAACGGCATGACAACAAATCCTATTCGCTTCGATCAATTACAAGAATCATTATATTACGAAAAAATGTCAAATGGGCTTGATGTCTATGTGTTACCTAAAAAAGGTTTTAACAAAACTTATGCCACTTTTACGACAAAATACGGATCAATTGATAATCGATTTGAACCATTAAATGAAAAAGAGATGATTTCTGTACCGGATGGAATTGCTCATTTTCTTGAACATAAATTATTTGAAAAAGAAGATGGAGATGTATTCCAGCAGTTTAGTAAGCAAGGAGCTTCGGCAAATGCTTTCACATCCTTTACAAGAACAGCATATTTATTTTCTAGCACAAGCTCAGTTGAACAAAACTTAGAAACATTAATTGATTTTGTTCAAGAGCCCTACTTTTCAGAAAAAACAGTGGAAAAAGAAAAGGGAATTATCGGTCAAGAAATAAATATGTATGATGATAATCCTGATTGGCGTTTATATTTTGGATTAATTCAAAATTTATATCAAAATCATCCTGTTAGAATTGATATTGCCGGAACAGTTGATTCTATTGCTAAAATTACGAAGGATTCCTTGTATGAATGTTATAATACTTTCTACCATCCAAGTAACATGCTCTTATTTGTTGTGGGTGCTGTTGAACCAGAGGAAATATTAAAGCAAGTTAGAACGAACCAAGATAAAAAAGATTTCACAGCTCAACCTGAAATAAAAAGGGAGTTCCCAGATGAACCAGTTGGGGTATTTAAAAAAATTGAGAAATTAAAGATGAATGTTCAAAGCTCAAAATGTTTAGTTGGATTAAAAGCTAAAAATCCTAATCGAGTGGGAAAAGAACTGTTGAAATTTGAGCTTTCTATGAATATAATTCTCGATATGCTCTTCAGTAAAAGTTCAAAGCACTACGAGGAATTATATAAAGAAGGCTTAATTGATGACACATTCAGCTATGATTATACAGAAGAAAAAGGGTTTGGGTTTGCTATGATCGGTGGAGATACGGAAAATCCAGATCTTCTTGCAGACAAAATTAAACAAGTATTATTTAGTGCCAAAAACGATGGTGTGGATTTCACAACATTCCAGGCAACTAAAAAGAAAAAAATTGGGGCATTTCTGAGAGCCATTAATTCACCTGAATACATTGCCAATCAATTTACACGTTATGCATTTAATGAGATGAACCTTTTTGATGTAGTCCCAATGTTAGAATCGTTAACTCAAGAAGATATGACAAACGTATTACAAGAAGCAGTAGATGAAGAGTTATTTTCAGTATGTCAAGTGGTGCCTAAATAATTATTGAAAAGGTCTGACTCAGTCAGATCTTTTTTCAGTATAATAGGGAAGCAGTAATACCTTTAAAAGGAAGCTAACATCAGGTACATATAGAATAATTACTAAAGGAGACGTTATGGATAAGTACGCACTTATAACTGGGGCGAGTGGTGACATCGGCATGGCCATTTCCAAAAAATTAATTAGTCAGGGGTATCATCTATATGTTCATTATCATCAAAATGAA includes:
- a CDS encoding GntR family transcriptional regulator, with product MTIKSDNRHLYLQVIDKIKEDIENGTYREREKLPSEFELSKSLGVSRATLREALRTLEEENVIIRRHGVGTFVNSKPRFTSGIEQLNSVTATIEQAGLKPGTIFLSSSITGATEDDVKRFKCEKTEEIFLLERVRTANGEPVVYCLDKIPTKVLPDTFDHEQESLLKLLEDKANIYISYAVTHIEPIGYHEKISPILECDPETSLLLLKQMHFNDQDQPVLYSLNYFRADHFSFHVVRKRL
- a CDS encoding BMP family lipoprotein, which produces MKKRNGLALSLFLAAGTLLAGCGGADKNEGAGGEGGGEAKEDNFSVAMVTDIGGVDDKSFNQSAWEGLQAYGEENGLEKGTDGFDYLQSKSDADYATNLNTLARKNFDLIYGIGYLLQPAVDEIAQQQKDTHFAIVDSVVEQPNVASITFKEHQGSFLVGVVAGLTTKTNKIGFVGGVEGDLIKKFEVGFIEGVKAVNPDATVEVQYAGSFGDAAKGKQIASSMYGLGADIIYHAAGGTGNGVFSEAIDLKVEDPDRELWVIGVDKDQHEEGNGTTKDGEEFNITLTSMVKRVDVAVKDLAEKAKAGEFPGGQVIEYGIEEEAIGIAPSDEHLSEEVKAKVEEYEQKIVNGEIEVPTK
- a CDS encoding ABC transporter ATP-binding protein, with product MEYVIEMLNIRKEFPGIVANNNITLQVKKGEIHALLGENGAGKSTLMNVLFGLYQPEKGEIKVKGKKVDITNPNIANDLGIGMVHQHFMLVNTFSITENIILGNEPKKGTTINIKDAEKQVKEISEKYGLAVDPSAKISDISVGMQQRVEILKTLYRGAEILIFDEPTAVLTPQEIKELIQILKTLIKEGKSIILITHKLKEIMEVCDRVTVIRKGEGIGTVNVADTNPNELASLMVGREVSFKTEKTPAKPKEDVLTINDLIVKDNRQVAMVNSLYLSVRAGEIVGVAGVDGNGQTELIEAITGLRKVSSGSIKINNKDITNYHPRKITESGVGHIPQDRHKHGLVLDFPIGENMVLQSYYKQPFSKSGVLNFKSIYDKAKELIKEFDVRTPSSSTLARALSGGNQQKAIIGREVDRNPDLLIAAQPTRGLDVGAIEFIHSRLIEQRDKGKAVLLISFELDEIINVSDRIAVIYEGQIVDIVDPKETTEQELGLLMAGSKRQKEGNQS
- a CDS encoding ABC transporter permease → MNLNRYMNLLIPVIAVILGLISGAIIMLVSGYNPIAGYSALWYGIFGDTYYMGETVRQLTPYILTGLAVAFAYRTGLFNIGVEGQVIVGWLAAVWVGVAFELPAIIHLPLAIIAAGLAGALWAFVPGFLKAKFKVHEVIVSIMMNYVALHVTNYLIREVITDNSDSTDKIFPSASLRSEFFESITDYSRMHYGIFIALIGAFIMWFLLEKTTKGFELRAVGFNHDAAHYSGMNVSRNIVLSMVISGVFAGVAGAMEGLGTFEYVSVKNGFTGIGFDGIAVALIGGNAAIGIILSGALFGGLKVGALNMPSEAGVPNELVEIIIALIIFFVASSYFIRWILFRFKKEGK
- a CDS encoding ABC transporter permease translates to MLQALEIIIPTALFVAAPLIFTALGGVFSERSGVVNIGLEGLMVIGAFVGIVFNLQFAEVFGNATPWLSIVAAMVAASIFSLLHAVASITFKADQVVSGVAINFLAVGLTLFLVKNIYEKGQTDRINISFNKMDVPLLSDIPIIGKIFFSGGYVTSYLAIFTAIIVWYVIFKTPFGLRLRSVGEHPMAADTMGINVTRMRYIGVLLSGAFAGVGGAVYATIISRDFSHATISGQGFMALAAVIFGKWHPLGAMGAALFFGLAQGLSIIGGTIPFLQDIPAVYLLILPYVLTILALTGFIGRADSPKALGTPYEKGKR
- a CDS encoding MFS transporter — protein: MGAPKKLDLLALSSVPLVMTLGNSMLIPVLPLISKKLNISAFQVSLIITVYSIVAIILIPIAGYLSDRFGRKIVMVPCLIIAGVGGAVSGWASWKFEDPYIWILIGRVLQGIGSAGAAPVVMPLVGDMFKSDEEISAGLGLTETANTAGKVLSPIIGAALAAFLWFLPFWFIPFFSLVSVLLVAFLVKVPKTKDKEVQTVKEFAHCVKGIFAENGKWLFAIFAVGCIIMFVLFGILFFLSDMLEKQYNINGVKKGLVLAIPLLALSISSFISGKKIGQSKNLMKTVIIVGMGLVTISFIALRVQHTLMFLISFLVLTGIGIGITLPSLDALITEGIEKEERGTITSIYSAMRFIGVAAGPPVYSYLMSVSEHLVYYISAGSSVIAVMVVLLFIQVKDLEKDPKQMPKLA
- the yfmF gene encoding EF-P 5-aminopentanol modification-associated protein YfmF; its protein translation is MSYFHEQQTDVNGLSLHTVSTSKFKTNTIVLKLLAPLSEQDVTYRALLPYVLQRGTKNFPSSTVLRQHLDELYGATLHVDLSKKGENHIISFRMEIANEKFLTDATPLLEQGIKFLSEILLQPVTENEAFQDEIVSQEKRTLKQRIQSVNDDKMRYSNLRLVQEMCKNEPYALHVNGETKDVDKIDAKSLYEYYQKCIQTDHIDLYVVGDLDQGEVEGYVNKYFTFDNSRQPVVQTPYTTKEIKEKEVIEEQDVKQGKLNIGYRTNSTYKDEDYYALQVFNGIFGGFSHSKLFINVREKASLAYYAASRVESHKGLLMVMSGIEVQNYDQAVSIIKEQMAAMKNGDFTKQEFEQTKAVIRNQLLETVDTAYGLVEIVYHNVIANINRSFEDYLNGIEKVTKEEVTKVAQKIELDTIYFLKGMGGTA
- the yfmH gene encoding EF-P 5-aminopentanol modification-associated protein YfmH; this translates as MTTNPIRFDQLQESLYYEKMSNGLDVYVLPKKGFNKTYATFTTKYGSIDNRFEPLNEKEMISVPDGIAHFLEHKLFEKEDGDVFQQFSKQGASANAFTSFTRTAYLFSSTSSVEQNLETLIDFVQEPYFSEKTVEKEKGIIGQEINMYDDNPDWRLYFGLIQNLYQNHPVRIDIAGTVDSIAKITKDSLYECYNTFYHPSNMLLFVVGAVEPEEILKQVRTNQDKKDFTAQPEIKREFPDEPVGVFKKIEKLKMNVQSSKCLVGLKAKNPNRVGKELLKFELSMNIILDMLFSKSSKHYEELYKEGLIDDTFSYDYTEEKGFGFAMIGGDTENPDLLADKIKQVLFSAKNDGVDFTTFQATKKKKIGAFLRAINSPEYIANQFTRYAFNEMNLFDVVPMLESLTQEDMTNVLQEAVDEELFSVCQVVPK